CAAGGCTGGCCTATACTGGCCCTACTTCACAGACTGGGATCTAGGCATATACCTCCAGGCTGTGATCGACGCCTACAAGCTAGGGCTCATACCCAGGGAGGGGGATTGGGGATTCAACTATAGGGTGAACCGGATCATCACCTTCCTAGAGAATAGACAGTTAACAGAGAACCAGCTACCCTACCTCTGGTATAAAAGCGAGGATGGGTCTCCCTGGGGAACCACCCAGACCAACATCTATGACTCCTCTAAACTCTTGATATCTCTATGGAATCTGAAGAGGATGAGACCTGATCTAGGAGGCCGAATAGATTCGATCATAAAGGAAAGGTCGAATTATAGATTGCTCGTTGAAAACTGGTCTGGTGGAAGAGACCTCTACGCATATTATGTAGCTATGGCATTTCAACTGTGGGGCTTCCCAGAATACGTAGGTGTGAGGAGGACCCTAGACGAGGTCAAGTGGATAAAGACCCTACCCCGGGTCAGCACCTATGGAGATGTGGAGTTACCCCAGTATACCGTGACGGGAGATCCCCTTCTCCACTGCGTCTTCGAGCTCCCTCCAGACCCTTCCATAGACTGGTTGGCAGAAGTCACATACCAAGCCCACCTACAGAGGTATGTGAACACGGGGAAGTTGACCGCCTTCAGCGAGGGGAACACAGACCTCCAAGATCCAAGCTACATATACGAGTATGTGGTGGCCTCGGTGGGAGGTGGCTGGAGGACATGGGTGATAACGGCTCCGAATGTGGGTGAGGTCAGCATCACCCCGATCATCTTTCTGAAGATGGCCGCAGGCTTACATGCATTATTTAACTCCGATTTCACGAGGTTTATGATAACTCAACTACTGAACTCGCTCACCGATACAAGCAACGGCTTCATGGATGGCATCGACGAGAATGGACGTATCGTGAGGACAGTGATAGATAAGACAAATGGAATCATCCTCCAGGCAGCGAGGTACGCCATAATGGGCCGAGACCTCTCCTTCTTCCCATACCCCTTCAGGTATGGAGAGACCGTCAATCAAACCCTCGTGGTGATAGGCTGGAGCCAGCCCAGGTTCAGGCTGGACATGGCGCACACGATAGATACTCTCTCAGGCATATTGATCGCTGGAGCGGTCTCCTCGGGCTCAACCTCCGGTATCCTAAAGATGGCCATCGACACATGGGTTGTCGGATATAACGAGACCTCGGGATCAACATGGATGATAGATACTGGAAGCAACATTATAGCCACGGGAAGCCCAGGAGTAAACCTAATCTCATATCATTATAATATGAGCAGGGCTGCTGACGGATCTCCTCTACTTCCAGTCCAACTCTTCAGAGGTAAAACAGCTCTCGACAATTACCTATATGTCACTAGCTCAGGGAGAATATACACACTACAATTTGATGCTGAGGGACGAACCATCGCGGATTTCGGTGTGGTGGAGATCATTCGCGACGAGTATGGGAGATGGGTTCTACTCGCCTTCGGCATAGGCATAGATGGAACAAGGGCGGCTGGAGAACTCCTCTACAACATCCAGCGCTATCCAGTCTACGGTAGGGCTGTGGTCTTTATGGTTTTCGATGAGGATGGGAATGGATCCCTCGAAGCGATAAGAGTTGTAGAGGTCATCCCTTAGTGACGAACCCATGATCAAATTATCCAACTCTCAAATCACCCATCTAATAATATTGTCCTTGATATTATTAGGCCTTTCAGCCCAGTTAGGCACTCATGCGGTAGGAGAGAAATGCAAAATCGTAAATCTAGGGGTGATACTCGATTTCACTCCAGATGAGATCTACCAGTTCATGGAATTTCTACAAAGACTTCCATATACAAGTAGGTACAACTTCATTATATACGAGTGGAGACTGCTAGATAACAAAACATTTGCAGATTTTCTCAGATCTAGGGGGGAACTAATACCCTTTTTCTCATATCCCCAGCTTCTGCCAGTAGATGAGAGGATGGCCTACCTCGACCATTACCTCCATGAGTTC
The Candidatus Bathyarchaeota archaeon genome window above contains:
- a CDS encoding DUF3131 domain-containing protein, which produces MLITSSVGSRRIRLAGVTFILIGILFTSLYLADGSHWIFKRQNVNLGENSQGREFWLDLASKAWRYFEVGVGVHPTTGLHKAGLYWPYFTDWDLGIYLQAVIDAYKLGLIPREGDWGFNYRVNRIITFLENRQLTENQLPYLWYKSEDGSPWGTTQTNIYDSSKLLISLWNLKRMRPDLGGRIDSIIKERSNYRLLVENWSGGRDLYAYYVAMAFQLWGFPEYVGVRRTLDEVKWIKTLPRVSTYGDVELPQYTVTGDPLLHCVFELPPDPSIDWLAEVTYQAHLQRYVNTGKLTAFSEGNTDLQDPSYIYEYVVASVGGGWRTWVITAPNVGEVSITPIIFLKMAAGLHALFNSDFTRFMITQLLNSLTDTSNGFMDGIDENGRIVRTVIDKTNGIILQAARYAIMGRDLSFFPYPFRYGETVNQTLVVIGWSQPRFRLDMAHTIDTLSGILIAGAVSSGSTSGILKMAIDTWVVGYNETSGSTWMIDTGSNIIATGSPGVNLISYHYNMSRAADGSPLLPVQLFRGKTALDNYLYVTSSGRIYTLQFDAEGRTIADFGVVEIIRDEYGRWVLLAFGIGIDGTRAAGELLYNIQRYPVYGRAVVFMVFDEDGNGSLEAIRVVEVIP